From Phocoena sinus isolate mPhoSin1 chromosome 16, mPhoSin1.pri, whole genome shotgun sequence:
ccaaatattttatactatatcaaatttatcaccttttttttttttttttttttcaaatctccaATTTAGGTGATGTCTTTCCAGTGCAAATGAATCCAATAGCTCAATCTCAGTTTATACCTTTGGCTGAAGTTCTTTGCTGTGCTGTATCTGATATGAATGCCGCTCAGATTGTAGTAACACAGGAATCACTATTGGAACATTTGGTGAAACATTACCCAGGTAGCGTAACAAGTTTTTATCTATTAGTTCATTGTATGTGTTTGGTTTCTATTTATAAATCATCTTAAACACATAAACTGGGCAATATctaattctttttctattatagAACCTTGTATTAGAGCCCCGGTGGAAAAAGGTCTGCATCAGCAAGTTTAtgagtatttcttttattttccagatgaactttttcaaaaataattgttATGGTAATTATTAAGTCAGACTCTGTAGAAAGgagtgcaaaggaaaaaaatgaagattcaatttctcccctgcctccttttttttttgaccgttcccctcggcatgtgggatcttagctccccaacaagggattaaacccgtgccccctgcagtggaagcgtgtgtgcgagtcttaaccactggaccaccagggaagtccctgcctcctattctttatttccttttttttttttttttttgcggtacgcgggcctctcactgttgtggcctctcctgttgcggagcacaggctccagacacgcaggctcagcggccatggctcacgggcctagcggctcacgggcctagcggctccgcggcatgtgggatcctcccagaccggggcacgaacccgtgtcccctgcatcggcaggcggactctcaaccactgcgccaccagggaagcccgtgcctcctattctttttttttttttttttcatctttattggagtataattgctttacaatggtgtgttattttctgccttataacaaagtgaatcagttatacatatacatatgttcccacatctcttccctcttgcgtctccctccctcccaccctccctatcccacccctccaggcggtcacaaagcaccgagctgatctccctgcgatGCCTCCTATTCTTAAATTGCTACTTCCCAGAGGTGACATCTTCTGTCATTTATAGTTTCTCATGGACACTTTCATAAGTTGTATTTGAATATatgtatccttttaaaataagttgGATCATTCTCTCTgcacctttcctttttttaacttaaagatgTGTTTTTGAGATCTTTCCATATAAGCATATATCGATCTATCTCATTCTTTTCATAGGTGCATGATATCCCAGTGCATGAATGGAGAagagtatttttttgtttttcccattatAAGATATGCTTACTGTAGAGAAAtccagaaaatatagaaaagtaatcACTTATAGTACCACTACTCAAAGGAAACCAATATTAACATATTGatgtattttctttgtgttacacatttttaacattgttttcataatatgaatataatttttaactctGCTATTCAGAAagggaatttcttttaaaattgttaccTTCTCAGTTTGAAAAACCACCATAATCCAGATGTTACGTAGTTTGCCCTCACCCAAGCACAgactgattttcattttctctttagatTCTTACTGAGGTTTAAGCTATGAGACTGGTTTTCAAAAACTTCCATGTTTGCTCTCAAGAAGGCTTTCCTTAGTcacaatttaaatttataaagagGTTGTATAACTTGGTGTTTGTGTTTGAGTGAAcagatgtttttctttgcttaacCGGTAACCTAGCCGTATGTCTTTGTGTAGACGAAATTATATTTCTGTTAGTCAGTTGAATTATGATTATTGTTAATGCttctttgacattttaattatacatattaatTGTGTTACAGTTAGCTCTGGGTTCATCAAGCAAATGTGTGGTCATTTCTGAGTTACTGATTTCActcattaaaatgtttcttattcAGAACGTATCAGTGTAAAGTGCTTATTTGTTTTAGGCATTGCAATTCCATCTCAAGATATTCTCTATACCACTCTGGGAACTCTCATTAAAGAAAGGAAGATTTATCACACTGGAGAAGGATACTTCATAGTTACTCCTCAGACTTACTTCATTACAAATACAACCCCCCAAGAGAATAAGAGAGTCCTATCAGATGAAAGTCCCCGGATGCCAACTTCCATTACATACCTGGTGAACGTGGAAAGCTGTGCAGACCTAGCCAAAGAAAATGCGGCCCCCATATCCCATTGTCATTCTTGCCAGTGTTTCCATGATATGTGCACTCAGTATATACAGGAACCACCAGCTGCTGCAGAAGTGACTAGAAAATGCCGGAAAGGTCTTGGGGAATCCAAACCTTTGGTACAGAATCGAACAGTTTCAGTGTCTGAGGAGAATCACGTCTGTGACAGCGCCAAACCTTTACCATtcacaaaagacagagaaaaagccAAGAAATTTGGCTTTAGCCTCTTCTGGCGCAGTATATCCAGAAAGGAGAAGTCCAGAACAGAGCACAGCAGTTTCTCTGCCCAGTTCCCACCAGAAGAATGGCCCGTCCGAGATGAAGATAACTTGGACAATATCCCTCGAGACATTGAACATGAGATAATCAAACGAATTAATCCCATTTTAACTGTTGACAACTTAATCAAACATACTGTCATAATGCAAAAATAcgaagaacagaaaaaatataatagcCAGGGCACTTCCACTTATATGCTGACACTCAGGCATAAGTATCCTTCAAAAGTGGGAGTTAAGAAAAGTCAGGGCCGGTCTGTAAAGCCTCGAAGGCGGGGCCATTCCCATAGAGATAGAGACAAAGCCAGGAGTCAGGGAAGTGGGCCTCAGCCAGGAAGCATTAGGCTGGAGAAACACCCCAAGCTCCCTGCTACACAGCCCACCCCCGGAATTGGAAGCCCAAATGAAGTAGAACTTCAGAAACCACTTGGTGAGAATCCATCAGTGCTAGGTTCCCATTTGATTTACAAAAAGCGAATCAGTAATCCTTTCCAGGGTTTCTCTCACCGAAGGAGCCCAATAACCAAAGAGCACAACATGCAGAAGATCGGTGATCTGAAACCCAGTCAGATTGGACCAAAGGGAAAGCCTTTCCAAAGGGCAAGGTCTTTGGATTCCTCAAGAGTCTTTGAGAGTGAAGCCAAACAGTCATACGGTGAACAATGTAATGATAAACTGAGAGCAGAATCCATTTATGTGAATCACTCTACTGTCAAACCTATCAGTGATGACTTTAGAGATTACCTCTTCAATTACTCTCAATGTGGTGTTTTGCAAAATGATAGTAAATGCTGTTCCTTTAGGGAAAGCACGTTGAGATGTGATGTGTATGGTGGAGAAAATGAGGCAATCCCTGAAGTCTCGAGGAAAAGCTACTCTCATTTTGACAcattagaagagacaaaagaaacaCAGCATGTCCTGCCATCACAAGATTCCTCTTCTTTAGACCAAGCATCCTCTGCTCGTAGATCAGTTGATGAAACAATACACCAGTTCCAAAATCTTGGTCTTTTGGATTACCCAGTTGGTGCAAACCATTTGAGACAACCTGAGAGACAAGACAGAGACTCAGAGGAAACTCTGATGAGAAAGGCGTTTATCCAGGAAGCAGAGACTGTGAGTCTAGAAAATGAAGGACTTTCTGATGACGACCAGGCCTTGTATCAGAATGAAGCAGATGATGAGGATGGGGCCTGCAGTTCATTGTATCTAGATGAGGATGACTTTTCTGAGAATGACGACTTAATTCAAATGCTGCCTGGCCACATTCAAGTTTCCTTTCCAGGGGGAAACAAGTGGAATCACTTAGGAAAACGAAAGGTGACCGAAAGGTCTCTGACTGAGTACAATAGCAACATACAGAGGTTTGAGCCTCTGGTGCTTAAAGGAAATGAACATTACAAGCCCACTGGGTTGCTTACTAATCCCGGTGAAGGCCAAAAACCTAATCTGTCTGCTGAAAACTGTGTCCTCAATTTAGGGATCCAGTCTGGTTTTGACTATGAAAAGGAACCCAGCGTAGCTAAATGTGTACAGGCCTCAGCACCTGCTGATGGAAGTATATTTGATTACTACAGCACAAGGAAAAGTGCTTCGGAGGCTGAAACCCTACAAGACCCTGTTGGTGACACAGGAAAGAAACCAGCCACCTGGAGTCAGAGTGCTCAGGAtcaggaaatgagaaaacagtTCACACACAAGTTAGAACTATTCAACACTTCGCATATGCCAGTGTTGGCTCAGGACGTCCAACCTGAACATAGTCACTTGGAAGGAACAGAAAATCAGAGCATGGCAGGAGATAGTGGAATAGATTCTCCACGGTAAGTGCACATAGAAGTGATTGGCCACTATCCCACGGGAATTATTAAAATCAAGGGCATATTGAGTTACCTTGTGGGAGACCCctgaataaattttttataatgaTACAAGTCTACCAGCCTTTAGTGAATAAATTGTATGAAGTTACAATGAAATCTCTTATATAATAGGATAGAGTTCATTTTTAATGTGAACCAAGATTTGACTGTTCCACTACTACTAAATCttgaattatttctaaaaataggaAGGGACTACCGTAAACCAAGCACTTCCTGAACTGAAGGTTGGAAAGTTTTCACTTATATTCCTGGTTCTACACAGGTTGAGATAGAGATGTGGCTACTTTCCACTAATATTTTCCATGCCAGTTTGTTTAAATAACATTGTTCAGCATATAAAAGTAATTTGTTCATAATAGAacatttaaagtactgaaaagtagttttttaaaaacatctataaTCACCCTACcatctagatatttttaaaaatctttttatatttggTGTATTTATACTTTGGTCTGAACATATTGAATCTATATATTTTGTCTGTTGAGCTCATACTGTAGTTACTATTTTGCATGTTGCTTTTTTCAATAGAATATAATGAACATTCCCCCATGTTATTAAATAGTTTTCTAAAAAGTCATCTTAAAATTTGGCATATATCTTCATtagtttttttattatataaaattattgtgTACCTCTTTTTTAAACAGTaatatagaaatgtaaaaagtaaaactggTAGTCTCCATTCCCTAGCCTTTTCCATTCCTATTCCGTAGAGGTGACCTAAATATTGTTAACAGTTTGGCGTATATTCTTTCAGACGTTTTCCCttgcatttataaatataattattttctaacaaCAGAGCATACAGAGCTgtggctttcttttaatttatcatGGATATCCTGCAATCAGTACATATATATCCTGCTTTTTGGGGGGCactgcactgtgcagcttgcaggatctttgttccccgaccagggaatgaacctgggtcctcagcagtgaaagctcaagagtcctaaccactggaccatcagggaattcccttcagctcattgggttttttttgtttttttttttttttgctgtgccacgcagcatgcatgtgggatcttagttccctgaccagggatcgaacctgtgccccctgcagtggaagcatggagtcttaaccactggaccgccagggaagtccctcattttttGAAATGGCTGcttagtattccattatgtggacCGTATTATTTACATAAccattattttccttcctttgacaTTTAGATTATTCCCAGTTTTTTTGCTATAATAAATCAATCTGCAGTGAATTGTTATTACTAAATGTTTGTGGACATTCCTAATTATTTATAACTTAGGCTAAATTCCTGgaagtttgcatttttttattggggAACAAGATTTTTTTGCCTGAAACAATAGTTTAATTCATATTAAGTCATTGAAGTATCAAAACATGTTGTCTTTGAGGTAAACAACAGTATAAACCAATAAGCCAtgggttccctttttttcctctctggcaaaaacaaaaataaaaccaaaaacaaacccaaaacagatAAGAGAAATTGACATGAATTGAGAATTTAAATTTGAGAAATcttgagaaatttaatttttaaaaattgcttataaTATGGTTTTCTTGAAAGATTTATAACTATAATCATTAAAGACATTTAtaggaaaagggaggggagatAACATTTGGACATCAACTATGTGCCGTAATTGGATTAGGATTAGggagacagagatgaacaagatGTTGTTGCTACCTATAGGAAGCTTACAATTTAGCTTAGTTTAGTTGAGGAGAccaacaaacaataaacaaattgAACTCAACAACAAAGCATAAACACTTAATTCCACATCTCTTTGGCAGTTATGAAGAGTGATGGGCTGTGTGGGAAAGATTTATGGAGGACACATTTTTGAGACATCTCTTGATGTAATGGACAGGTGAGGGAGAGGAGGCAAGGTGGGAGAAGGGGAATGTCAAAAACAAGATGCCCAACCAGTAATGTGAGTTGGCTGAAGCAAGGCAGATGTGTTGGATAAGGGACTAACATCGCTTACAGCTCCTAGGAAAGGAACGCTAgtcaatatgaaaaatattacagTTGGCTTTTCCTTTCCATATGCTtactcaaaaaagaaacaaattatacAAGAAGATATTGGTCATTTTAGTTGTATAGAAGAGTTTTTCATGGAGCTTATTGTTTCTGCCTAGAATATACTTGATACTGGATCGAGAACAGATGTTCAGAGAATATGAACTTCTTAGAAAGCAGCTGTCAAATAATTGAGTTGCCATTGGGaatcctttaaaatgtaaagagcACTTTAGATTTTTAAAGGTTAACTTATTTGATAAGTTAGTTCCTGTTAGTAAATGTACTCCTTCAAAGTAACAAATGAAGGTATTTTGCCTTGGTTAGAAATCCAGGCCCTTTTGAAGGCAataattctgttatttttaatatctttaggaCACAGAGTCTGGCATCTAATAACTCAGTCATTTTGGATGGActaaaaagaagacagaattttCTGCAGAATTTTGGAGGCACAAAGAGCAGTCAAACACCCACGTCCAATTCCTTACTACAACTAACTCCAGTcataaatgtttaattctttttttaagatttttttttcaatgtggaccatttttaaagtgttttattgaatttgttacaacattgcttctgttgcatgttttggtttttttggccttgaggcatgtgggatcttagctccctgaacAGAGatctaacccatgccccctgcattgtaaggtgaagtcttaaccactggacctccagggaagtcccataaatgtttaattcttatttttcttttggaaacttttttttttgtaaaaatgtacAGCATTAATATAGAATGTTTTAATCAACTGATTTTGTAAGAATTCTCTAAGGCCAAGCATATATGTTATTAACCTCATTACATATTTTGTTGTAGTTactggtttttttccttttttgacattggcttttttaaagcttattttacTATAAATTTATTGGGAATATATAGATTGTTTACAATAAAAAACATGGAATCATTGGTCTTCTTccaattaaatgtaatttaactTGAATCATCAGACAGACATTCATTAGTTTCTCAAATACATAGGAAGCTAACTTACTACCTAGTAGTGAATTTTTGTACCCACATCAATACCAAGTTCTTACCGTAAGTGGATCTCACCAGATTTCAACACAGAACCCCAGAAAATAGTGTGTTAGGGTTGCATAGATACGTTGTTTGCAACTTAAgtcttttataatcagaaagaaTTTATATAGATGTGTTGGGTGCAACAAGAATTCCTTCTATCCAGTCATTGCTGCCAAGGATATCCTTTGTGAACAGCTGGAACATGAACAAATGTCTCCACACTATGATTGACTGACAATGTCCAAAATACCCATGGCAGTAGACATATGGCTCAACTGTTTGGTTCCTCCCCACGTTTGAGGCTCTCTCTATAAAATGGCTTTGAGAAGTCAGGATGTTCTCAGATGGTGGAGATAGAAGGGAAGCAGAATGGTTGCAGGACGGCTGTGAGTGAAAGGGAGGTTTTGAATTAGAGATTTAGAGGGAAGATGCAAGATGGCTGATAGACAATTTTTCTACATTTGATCCACTTCTGTTCGCGATAAGACCTCCGTAGCCTTGCCAGTATTTTTTCTGGCAGGACTTTGCAGACCAAGTAGTGGAATGGTCAGTTCTCTTGGGTTTGGGGAACATGGAACAGTCACGAGTGGTTTCAGCATGTCGGGTAGATGCTAATGCTGATTTCTGGTTGAGGGGATGTTTCTACTAAGAGGTTTCTAAGGATTATCAAAGCCTTAGAGCTCAAGGATGATTGAATAGAGGGAGAGTGCCTCTTTCCAGCTCTCACCATCCAGATAACAGTGAAGGCCAGAATGAAGCTCAGCAGTGTGGAGAGCTGACTCCAGGCCCTGTGGGAGTGCAGAGGAGGGGAGATCAGATGCGCTGCTCTGTTTCATTGTGCTTGCACCACTCATTTCTGACTGTTGGTTTTCAGTGGCTCTGACCAACCTACCGTGGCATTCCAAGATTACCTGTGGTTACAGGGGGCAAAGTACCAAGAAGGGTAATCTGGATAGAAAAGCCTTGTGGGGGAGGCATTGGTTTAGGGGGGTGTCTTACAGCTTGGAATCAGTATCAGTGAGTGGAAGTTAGGAGAGAGAAATTTCAGCTCAATATGAAGAACTTCTTATTAGACAAAACTatctgaagatgaaataggcGGCTTTGTAAACAGATGAACTTCCTGCTGTTTAGGACATTCAAGCAGAGGCTTGGTGATCCCTTGACCGGTGTGTTGCAGAGGTATTTCCAGTACTTTTCTTAAAAGGATGACTGAGCTAGATGATTTTGAAGATTGCTCCCAACTGTAAGGTTCTGTGCTTATAAAACTCAGTGAaggttatatgtcaaatatatccaatttaaaaaaaggaaagaaaaaagattcattGAGGATCCTGTGAAGTACTGAACTCACTCAAGATTCCCAAGTTGCTTCCAGTTCTTCATTTCTGCACCTATCCCTACCAATCCTTGGAAAAATGAG
This genomic window contains:
- the STOX1 gene encoding storkhead-box protein 1 isoform X2, which encodes MARPVQLTPGSLALVLCRLEAQEAAGGAEEPGGRAVFRAFCRANTRCFWNSRLARAASRLAFQGWLRRGVLLVHAPPASLQVLRDAWCRRALRPPRGFRIRAVGDVFPVQMNPIAQSQFIPLAEVLCCAVSDMNAAQIVVTQESLLEHLVKHYPGIAIPSQDILYTTLGTLIKERKIYHTGEGYFIVTPQTYFITNTTPQENKRVLSDESPRMPTSITYLDTESGI
- the STOX1 gene encoding storkhead-box protein 1 isoform X1; translation: MARPVQLTPGSLALVLCRLEAQEAAGGAEEPGGRAVFRAFCRANTRCFWNSRLARAASRLAFQGWLRRGVLLVHAPPASLQVLRDAWCRRALRPPRGFRIRAVGDVFPVQMNPIAQSQFIPLAEVLCCAVSDMNAAQIVVTQESLLEHLVKHYPGIAIPSQDILYTTLGTLIKERKIYHTGEGYFIVTPQTYFITNTTPQENKRVLSDESPRMPTSITYLVNVESCADLAKENAAPISHCHSCQCFHDMCTQYIQEPPAAAEVTRKCRKGLGESKPLVQNRTVSVSEENHVCDSAKPLPFTKDREKAKKFGFSLFWRSISRKEKSRTEHSSFSAQFPPEEWPVRDEDNLDNIPRDIEHEIIKRINPILTVDNLIKHTVIMQKYEEQKKYNSQGTSTYMLTLRHKYPSKVGVKKSQGRSVKPRRRGHSHRDRDKARSQGSGPQPGSIRLEKHPKLPATQPTPGIGSPNEVELQKPLGENPSVLGSHLIYKKRISNPFQGFSHRRSPITKEHNMQKIGDLKPSQIGPKGKPFQRARSLDSSRVFESEAKQSYGEQCNDKLRAESIYVNHSTVKPISDDFRDYLFNYSQCGVLQNDSKCCSFRESTLRCDVYGGENEAIPEVSRKSYSHFDTLEETKETQHVLPSQDSSSLDQASSARRSVDETIHQFQNLGLLDYPVGANHLRQPERQDRDSEETLMRKAFIQEAETVSLENEGLSDDDQALYQNEADDEDGACSSLYLDEDDFSENDDLIQMLPGHIQVSFPGGNKWNHLGKRKVTERSLTEYNSNIQRFEPLVLKGNEHYKPTGLLTNPGEGQKPNLSAENCVLNLGIQSGFDYEKEPSVAKCVQASAPADGSIFDYYSTRKSASEAETLQDPVGDTGKKPATWSQSAQDQEMRKQFTHKLELFNTSHMPVLAQDVQPEHSHLEGTENQSMAGDSGIDSPRTQSLASNNSVILDGLKRRQNFLQNFGGTKSSQTPTSNSLLQLTPVINV